From the Gemmatimonadota bacterium genome, one window contains:
- a CDS encoding Gfo/Idh/MocA family oxidoreductase, with product MTDPGPPQSRRRFLSELAAGALAAGATPLLLSAAERRHAYTMAARTYQSANDRINLAVIGAGGMGMADVDTALRVPGVKLVAAADCFDGRLTAAKERHGSDIFTTRDYREVLARDDIDAVIVGTPDHWHQKISLDALRAGKAVYCEKPMVHKIEQGAELIRAQRESGKTFQVGSQGMSSLGNEKAKELLEEGAIGELNYAEGFWARNDPIGAWQYAIPEGASEETVDWDMFLGDAPRRPYDPLRIFRWRNYRDYGTGVSGDLFVHLFSSLHFVTSSHGPRKVMAQGGLRYWKDGREVPDILLGMFDYPQTAAHPPFNLSLRVNFVDGTSGTTFLRLVGNEGAMDVTWTDVVLRRNKSVSATDVFSQMKADEMDQGIEARKQMLPPAESVYSVENGYMGAHFDHFMNFFRGVRNGTPVHEDAVFGLRAAAPALACNNSYFEEKVVSWDPEEMRVL from the coding sequence ATGACCGATCCCGGACCGCCTCAATCGCGCCGCCGTTTCCTGAGCGAGCTCGCCGCGGGGGCACTCGCCGCCGGCGCGACACCGCTCCTGCTCTCCGCCGCCGAGAGACGCCACGCATACACGATGGCGGCGCGCACCTACCAATCCGCCAACGATCGAATCAACCTGGCCGTGATCGGGGCAGGCGGCATGGGTATGGCGGACGTGGACACGGCGCTGCGCGTGCCAGGCGTGAAGCTCGTGGCCGCCGCTGACTGCTTCGACGGCAGGCTGACTGCCGCGAAGGAGCGCCACGGGAGCGACATCTTCACCACGCGGGATTACCGGGAGGTTCTCGCGCGCGACGACATCGACGCCGTCATCGTCGGAACGCCCGACCACTGGCATCAGAAGATCTCCCTAGATGCTCTTCGCGCGGGCAAGGCGGTCTACTGCGAGAAGCCGATGGTGCACAAGATCGAGCAGGGCGCCGAACTTATCCGCGCACAGCGAGAATCGGGAAAGACGTTCCAGGTCGGCAGCCAGGGCATGAGCTCGCTCGGCAACGAGAAAGCGAAGGAGCTACTCGAGGAGGGCGCGATCGGTGAGCTCAACTACGCTGAAGGGTTCTGGGCGAGGAACGACCCGATCGGTGCCTGGCAGTACGCGATTCCCGAAGGCGCGTCGGAGGAGACCGTCGATTGGGACATGTTCCTGGGGGATGCGCCACGCAGGCCGTACGACCCGCTGCGCATCTTCCGCTGGCGCAACTACCGAGACTACGGCACCGGCGTGTCGGGTGACCTCTTCGTGCACCTCTTCTCGAGCCTGCACTTCGTTACGTCATCGCACGGGCCCCGGAAGGTCATGGCCCAGGGCGGGCTGCGCTATTGGAAGGATGGCCGCGAGGTGCCCGACATCCTGCTCGGCATGTTCGACTACCCGCAGACCGCCGCGCATCCGCCGTTCAACCTCTCGCTGAGGGTGAATTTCGTGGACGGCACTTCCGGCACGACGTTCCTCCGGCTGGTAGGAAACGAAGGCGCGATGGACGTCACTTGGACCGACGTCGTGCTGCGCCGAAACAAGTCGGTCAGCGCCACCGACGTCTTCAGTCAGATGAAGGCGGACGAGATGGACCAGGGGATCGAAGCCCGCAAGCAGATGCTGCCGCCGGCCGAGAGCGTATACTCGGTCGAGAACGGATACATGGGCGCTCACTTCGACCACTTCATGAACTTCTTCCGCGGCGTGCGCAACGGGACACCGGTTCACGAGGACGCGGTCTTCGGCTTGCGTGCCGCGGCGCCGGCGCTCGCGTGCAACAACAGCTACTTCGAAGAGAAGGTGGTTTCCTGGGATCCCGAGGAGATGAGAGTGCTGTGA
- a CDS encoding M20/M25/M40 family metallo-hydrolase, producing the protein MNPASTTFGPAKRGPITWLTASVLLAAASPSHASAQIDLAALQDEAVEWVQQYIRINTVNPPGNETRGAEFFAEIFEAEGIEYEMVESAPGRGNIWARIEGGDEPGLLLLHHMDVVPADERFWTTDPLSGELRDGYIYGRGALDTKTSGILHLATFLALHRTGTPLNRDVVFMATADEEAGGFFGAGWLVENRRELFENIGFLLTEGGGGSVVEGKTQFGLEVTQKVPYWLRLTATGEPGHGSRPLVSYASLEMVEALDRLRRYEFEARVIPAVDRHFKGMAERHPEPWRSHFQDLASAIREPGVLLELQEYAPGLHTLVRNTCSITRFGGSEKINVVSPEVWAEIDCRLLPDQDPEPWLAEVQEVLGPEIEIEVLMGFTPAVSSIDTDLYRTVREVTLETFPEASFVPQVLGGFTDSHFFRDLGIVSYGYSATATPVEDQGGVHGNDERVTEENVRRGVEMTLRILERFAAMRPIMEEE; encoded by the coding sequence ATGAATCCGGCGTCGACCACGTTCGGGCCGGCGAAGCGCGGACCCATCACCTGGCTCACCGCCAGCGTACTGCTCGCTGCCGCGAGTCCATCGCACGCCTCCGCCCAAATCGACCTCGCGGCGCTGCAGGACGAGGCTGTCGAGTGGGTACAGCAGTACATCCGTATCAACACCGTCAACCCGCCCGGGAACGAGACCCGCGGCGCCGAGTTCTTCGCGGAGATCTTCGAGGCCGAAGGCATCGAGTACGAGATGGTCGAATCGGCTCCGGGCCGTGGCAACATCTGGGCGCGCATCGAAGGCGGGGACGAGCCTGGGCTCCTGCTGCTGCACCACATGGACGTCGTGCCGGCCGATGAACGGTTCTGGACCACCGATCCGCTCTCGGGCGAGTTGCGCGACGGATACATCTACGGACGAGGGGCACTCGATACGAAGACGAGCGGGATTCTGCATCTCGCGACCTTCCTGGCGCTGCACCGCACAGGGACACCGCTCAATCGCGACGTCGTCTTCATGGCTACGGCCGACGAAGAGGCAGGTGGTTTTTTCGGAGCCGGCTGGCTGGTGGAGAACCGACGCGAGCTTTTCGAAAACATCGGCTTCCTTCTCACCGAAGGGGGCGGTGGGTCCGTTGTGGAAGGGAAGACTCAGTTCGGACTTGAAGTCACGCAGAAGGTGCCGTACTGGCTGCGGCTCACCGCGACGGGCGAGCCAGGACACGGTTCGAGGCCGCTGGTGTCGTATGCGTCCCTGGAGATGGTCGAGGCGTTAGACCGCTTGCGCCGCTACGAGTTCGAGGCGCGGGTGATCCCGGCGGTCGACCGCCACTTCAAGGGCATGGCCGAGCGCCACCCGGAGCCGTGGCGGAGTCACTTCCAGGATCTGGCGTCGGCGATCCGGGAACCCGGCGTTCTCCTCGAGCTGCAGGAGTATGCGCCTGGCCTCCATACGCTCGTGCGCAACACCTGCTCGATTACGCGGTTCGGTGGCAGTGAGAAGATCAACGTGGTATCGCCGGAGGTCTGGGCAGAGATCGACTGCCGGCTGCTTCCGGATCAAGATCCGGAGCCGTGGCTCGCTGAAGTGCAGGAAGTACTCGGGCCTGAAATCGAGATCGAAGTCCTGATGGGCTTCACCCCCGCTGTGTCGTCGATCGATACAGACCTGTACCGGACCGTGCGGGAGGTCACGCTCGAGACGTTTCCGGAAGCGAGTTTCGTCCCCCAGGTTCTGGGCGGCTTTACCGACAGCCACTTCTTCCGTGACCTCGGCATCGTGAGCTACGGGTACAGCGCGACCGCGACGCCAGTCGAGGACCAAGGGGGGGTGCACGGAAACGACGAGCGTGTGACCGAGGAGAACGTGCGCCGGGGCGTGGAAATGACACTGAGGATTCTGGAACGCTTCGCGGCGATGCGACCGATCATGGAGGAGGAGTGA
- a CDS encoding cupin domain-containing protein — MAEYVKDVWSTEAREIMPGFRGHFVHSEHTTHVYWDADEGASVPDHSHPHEQIVSMLEGTIELVVDGTKHVLSAGDVLVIEGGQVHGGIARTACKILDVFSPVREEYR, encoded by the coding sequence ATGGCTGAATATGTGAAGGACGTCTGGTCGACCGAGGCCCGTGAGATCATGCCGGGATTCCGTGGGCACTTCGTGCATTCCGAGCACACTACGCATGTCTACTGGGATGCGGACGAGGGCGCGAGCGTGCCCGACCACAGCCATCCGCACGAGCAGATCGTCAGCATGCTCGAGGGCACGATCGAGCTCGTGGTGGACGGAACGAAGCATGTGTTGAGCGCAGGGGATGTGCTCGTGATCGAAGGCGGGCAGGTACACGGCGGCATCGCACGCACCGCGTGCAAGATTCTGGACGTCTTCTCACCCGTGCGTGAGGAGTACCGATGA
- a CDS encoding BrxA/BrxB family bacilliredoxin, protein MPYPEMMIAPMRDDLVRVGFAEMRTPEEVDSILGKEKRTTLVAVNSVCGCAAAMMRPAVYMSLQGEKKPEVLTTVFAGQDMEATDRTRDYITGYPPSSPSIALFKDGELAYFMERHQIEGRQPEDIAADLQAAYELHC, encoded by the coding sequence ATGCCCTATCCAGAGATGATGATCGCCCCGATGCGCGACGATCTCGTTCGTGTCGGGTTCGCGGAGATGCGGACGCCAGAGGAGGTAGACTCGATCCTCGGCAAAGAGAAGCGCACTACCCTCGTCGCGGTGAATTCCGTGTGCGGTTGCGCCGCAGCGATGATGCGCCCCGCAGTTTACATGTCGCTGCAGGGAGAGAAGAAGCCCGAAGTCCTGACGACGGTGTTTGCCGGTCAGGACATGGAGGCCACGGACCGAACGCGGGACTACATCACCGGCTACCCACCTTCGTCCCCGTCGATCGCGCTCTTCAAGGACGGCGAGCTCGCGTACTTCATGGAACGCCACCAGATCGAGGGACGCCAGCCGGAAGACATCGCAGCCGACCTGCAGGCTGCCTACGAGCTGCACTGCTGA
- a CDS encoding (2Fe-2S)-binding protein has product MCTSTEIVCLTVNGDRREVGVPTHFTLLETLRYAMGLTGSKQGCDKGDCGACTVILDGEATLSCITPVWEAEGREVTTVEGLASAEAPHPLQDAFDLNGAAQCGFCTPGILCSAAVLLDRSPSPTREEIKEALAGNLCRCTGYTKIYDAVEAAAAVLRNGSGVADPVG; this is encoded by the coding sequence ATGTGCACGAGTACCGAGATCGTCTGCCTCACGGTCAACGGCGACCGCCGCGAAGTAGGCGTGCCGACGCACTTTACGCTCCTGGAGACCCTCAGATACGCGATGGGCCTCACGGGCTCGAAGCAGGGATGCGACAAAGGCGACTGCGGCGCGTGCACGGTCATTCTGGACGGAGAGGCGACGCTGTCTTGCATCACTCCCGTGTGGGAGGCCGAGGGGCGTGAGGTCACGACTGTAGAGGGCTTGGCCTCCGCCGAAGCCCCGCACCCGCTACAGGACGCTTTCGACCTGAACGGTGCCGCCCAGTGCGGCTTCTGCACCCCTGGAATCCTGTGCTCCGCCGCCGTGCTCCTCGACCGGTCACCTAGCCCCACACGGGAGGAGATCAAGGAGGCCTTGGCTGGAAATCTCTGTCGCTGCACGGGGTATACCAAGATCTATGACGCCGTGGAGGCCGCTGCCGCCGTGCTCCGGAATGGGTCAGGCGTCGCGGATCCCGTGGGATGA
- a CDS encoding molybdopterin-dependent oxidoreductase, whose amino-acid sequence MNGRKTKSDLRLIGTPMRKVEGLDMSTGRALYTDDLVFPGMLHGKILRSPHPHARIVSIDTTAAEALDGVHGVITGQDMPTKYGIIPWTPDEYPLCVDRVRYVGDGVAAVAAVDEDTALGALELIEVEYEELPPFLDPYEALEADGSTPYVHDAKKEGWNGNITKKVHLEFGEVDQLMDGSDVVVEGEYFFEGTTHTPIEPHCAIGLWQAGGGFEGPAGESSGKLTVWSATQVPHYLHRELARVLGVDQAHVRVLQPLVGGAFGGKSEPFDLEFCVAKLSMVTGRPVKILYTREEVFYAHRGRHPFHMKYRTGATADGKLTSVDATIVLDGGAYASFGLITTYYAGQLLCAPYKMQAYRFDSTRVYTNKPACGPKRGHGSVQPRFAFEVQIDKLSQKVGLDPIEFRRRNFIGSNTRTINELRVTSNGFLECLESVERASGWKDRFRKLPFGRGLGVAGSTYITGTNYPIYPNEMPQSGVQMQVDRSGRVAVFSGASEIGQGCDSMVAYIAAEELGVPLDYVRVLRGDTDFTPVDLGAYSSRVTFMVGNAAIDAARKLRGMVQEAVAEEWNVKPGEVLLAGGLALWAPDTERQMHVKEAFNLAEAKFGTLGSTGWYNTPKDVHGDYRGGTIGASPAFSFTAHVAEVEVDVETGIVEVKKIWVAHDCGRALNPVLVEGQMEGSAYMGFGEALMEEHVFKDAEHGRAGLHDGPSLLDYRIPTSLDTPEFESLIVESIDPEGPYGAKEAGEGPLHPSIPAIANAIYDAVGVRMDRLPFSPPNVWREVEAAREAGTLCKPAVPVMPGVPFAPAPEPVPGD is encoded by the coding sequence ATGAACGGCCGTAAGACCAAGTCCGACTTGCGGTTAATCGGCACACCGATGCGCAAGGTGGAAGGTCTGGACATGTCCACTGGCCGGGCGCTCTACACCGACGATCTCGTCTTCCCGGGCATGCTGCACGGCAAGATCCTGCGGAGCCCGCACCCTCACGCGCGCATCGTGTCGATCGACACCACCGCGGCCGAGGCGCTGGACGGAGTGCACGGGGTGATCACGGGGCAGGACATGCCGACCAAGTATGGCATCATCCCCTGGACGCCCGACGAGTACCCGCTGTGCGTAGACCGAGTCCGATACGTCGGAGACGGCGTGGCGGCGGTCGCGGCGGTCGATGAGGATACCGCGCTTGGCGCGCTCGAGCTCATTGAGGTCGAGTACGAGGAGCTGCCGCCCTTCCTCGATCCGTACGAGGCGCTCGAGGCGGATGGCTCGACGCCGTACGTGCACGATGCGAAGAAGGAAGGCTGGAACGGCAACATCACCAAGAAGGTCCACCTGGAATTCGGTGAGGTCGACCAGTTGATGGACGGCTCCGACGTCGTCGTGGAGGGTGAGTACTTCTTCGAGGGGACGACCCACACGCCCATCGAGCCACACTGCGCGATCGGGCTGTGGCAAGCGGGCGGTGGCTTCGAGGGGCCGGCCGGCGAGTCTTCCGGCAAGCTCACCGTTTGGTCCGCGACCCAGGTGCCGCACTACTTGCACCGAGAGCTCGCCCGGGTCCTCGGAGTCGACCAGGCTCACGTCCGCGTGCTCCAGCCCCTCGTGGGCGGGGCATTCGGCGGGAAGAGCGAGCCGTTCGATCTCGAGTTCTGCGTCGCCAAGCTGTCGATGGTCACGGGCCGCCCGGTGAAGATCCTGTACACCCGGGAAGAGGTCTTCTACGCGCACCGCGGAAGGCACCCCTTCCACATGAAGTACCGCACCGGTGCCACCGCGGACGGCAAGCTGACGTCGGTCGACGCGACGATCGTGCTCGACGGAGGCGCGTACGCGTCGTTCGGCCTCATCACGACCTACTACGCGGGCCAGTTGCTGTGCGCGCCCTATAAGATGCAGGCGTACCGATTCGATTCGACTCGCGTGTATACCAACAAGCCCGCCTGCGGCCCCAAGCGCGGGCATGGCTCGGTGCAGCCACGCTTCGCCTTCGAGGTGCAGATCGACAAATTGTCACAAAAGGTCGGCCTCGACCCGATCGAGTTTCGCCGGCGCAACTTCATCGGCTCCAATACGCGCACCATCAACGAGCTGCGCGTGACGTCGAACGGCTTCCTGGAATGCCTCGAGTCGGTGGAGCGCGCGAGCGGCTGGAAGGACCGCTTTCGCAAGCTGCCCTTCGGCCGTGGCCTCGGCGTCGCAGGGTCGACGTACATCACGGGCACGAACTATCCGATCTACCCGAACGAGATGCCGCAGTCCGGCGTGCAGATGCAAGTCGACCGTTCAGGGCGCGTCGCGGTGTTCAGCGGCGCGAGCGAGATCGGCCAGGGCTGCGACTCCATGGTGGCGTACATCGCAGCGGAGGAGTTGGGCGTGCCCCTCGACTACGTGCGTGTCCTGCGCGGTGACACGGATTTCACGCCGGTCGACTTGGGTGCCTATTCCAGCCGCGTGACGTTCATGGTCGGCAACGCCGCGATCGATGCTGCGCGCAAGCTGCGTGGCATGGTGCAGGAAGCCGTCGCGGAAGAGTGGAACGTGAAACCCGGTGAGGTGCTGCTCGCGGGCGGCCTCGCGCTATGGGCGCCCGACACCGAACGACAGATGCACGTCAAGGAGGCGTTCAACCTCGCCGAAGCCAAGTTCGGGACGCTCGGCTCAACGGGTTGGTACAACACCCCCAAGGACGTTCACGGCGACTACCGTGGCGGGACGATCGGGGCGTCGCCCGCCTTCTCGTTCACCGCGCACGTCGCCGAAGTCGAGGTCGACGTCGAGACAGGCATCGTCGAGGTGAAGAAGATATGGGTCGCGCACGACTGCGGCCGGGCGCTCAATCCGGTTCTGGTCGAGGGACAGATGGAGGGTTCCGCGTACATGGGGTTCGGCGAGGCGCTCATGGAAGAGCACGTCTTCAAGGACGCCGAGCACGGTAGAGCCGGGCTCCACGATGGACCGTCCTTGCTCGACTACCGGATTCCGACGAGCCTCGACACTCCGGAGTTCGAGTCGCTGATCGTCGAATCGATCGATCCGGAGGGTCCGTACGGCGCCAAGGAGGCGGGCGAGGGTCCGCTGCACCCGTCGATCCCGGCGATCGCCAACGCGATCTACGACGCCGTGGGCGTGCGCATGGATCGGCTGCCCTTCTCACCGCCCAACGTGTGGCGCGAAGTCGAGGCGGCCCGCGAGGCGGGTACGCTGTGCAAGCCGGCCGTGCCCGTGATGCCTGGCGTTCCGTTCGCGCCTGCTCCTGAGCCGGTGCCGGGGGACTGA
- a CDS encoding DUF1460 domain-containing protein, producing MIKYRALLGPVVFVAIFFVAVRWSPFEPHRPPVVAAPGEQTTVTAAPTWADEDWAIFESKIRWALEQRLDTLPLGSAMAEMGRSFVGAAYVPGTLEVEGPERLVINFRGLDCVTFVENTWALSSFVRVIGGALGLDAVRTLADRALTEQRYESLLRSVRYRDGHIDGYPSRLHYFTDWVGDNAKRGLVRDISRELGGTLDTEPIDFMTAHVDAYRQLADPSFVVLLKQTEQRLTDGGRYFVPQDRIEEVAERIQDGDIIAATSTVRGLDVAHTGLALWVDGTLHMLHAPLVGEEVQISALSLADRIRRIGGQDGIIVARPRTDPETIGGMEL from the coding sequence ATGATCAAGTATCGTGCGTTGCTCGGGCCGGTGGTGTTCGTGGCGATCTTCTTCGTTGCGGTTCGTTGGTCACCGTTCGAACCGCACCGCCCGCCGGTGGTGGCTGCGCCAGGTGAGCAGACGACCGTGACCGCTGCACCTACGTGGGCCGACGAGGACTGGGCGATTTTCGAGTCCAAGATCCGGTGGGCGCTCGAACAGCGACTCGACACGCTCCCGCTGGGCAGTGCCATGGCGGAGATGGGTCGTTCGTTCGTGGGTGCCGCATACGTGCCGGGCACGCTCGAGGTCGAGGGACCTGAACGGCTCGTCATCAACTTCCGGGGTCTCGACTGCGTGACATTCGTGGAGAACACGTGGGCGCTCTCCAGCTTCGTCCGCGTGATCGGTGGGGCGCTCGGGCTCGATGCGGTGAGGACCCTTGCCGATCGCGCGCTCACCGAGCAGCGGTACGAGTCGCTGCTGAGGAGCGTGCGGTACCGGGACGGCCACATCGACGGATACCCGAGTCGTCTGCACTACTTCACCGACTGGGTGGGCGACAATGCGAAGCGTGGGCTCGTGCGCGACATCAGTCGGGAGTTGGGCGGCACGCTCGACACCGAGCCGATCGACTTCATGACCGCGCACGTAGACGCCTATCGGCAGCTCGCGGACCCGTCGTTCGTAGTGCTGCTGAAGCAGACCGAGCAGCGACTCACCGACGGCGGACGGTACTTCGTGCCCCAGGACCGCATCGAGGAAGTGGCGGAGAGGATCCAGGACGGGGACATCATCGCCGCGACGAGCACCGTGCGCGGTCTCGATGTGGCGCATACGGGGCTCGCGCTCTGGGTCGACGGCACGCTTCACATGCTGCACGCTCCGCTCGTAGGGGAAGAGGTACAGATCAGCGCGCTGTCGCTCGCGGATCGCATCCGGCGCATCGGCGGGCAGGACGGAATCATCGTGGCTCGTCCGCGGACCGACCCCGAGACCATTGGGGGAATGGAGCTATGA
- a CDS encoding FAD binding domain-containing protein codes for MLRLPPFRYHRPDSVARAVEVMGEHAGEAMYVAGGTDLIPNMKHRLFEPAHLVALKRIEELGGIRVDDGQLRIGAAETLSSVATNPDVLTRFPALADAAGHVAGPQLRNSGTIGGNLCLETRCTYYNQTAFWREALGYCLKKDGTVCHVTKVGNKCVAAHSADTPPVLMTLDAVATLVGPEGQREVPIRDFFVADGIVNSCRAPVEIVTEVRIPLASAERKQAYAKLRQRKSIDFPLLTIAIAADLEGDGTVRSIEGVVTALGARPRVLSGWGDVAVGRALDADVIDELAQLAHKQCHPLENMTVDPEWRRAMVPVYVRRALEKLSTA; via the coding sequence GTGCTGAGGCTGCCACCATTCCGCTATCACCGACCAGACAGCGTCGCGCGGGCGGTCGAAGTCATGGGGGAACATGCCGGTGAGGCGATGTACGTGGCCGGTGGCACCGACCTGATTCCGAACATGAAGCACCGTCTCTTCGAGCCGGCCCATCTCGTCGCGCTCAAGCGAATCGAGGAGCTGGGTGGCATCCGTGTCGATGACGGACAGCTGCGCATCGGGGCCGCTGAGACGCTCTCGAGCGTTGCGACGAACCCAGACGTGCTCACCCGATTCCCGGCGCTCGCCGACGCCGCCGGGCATGTGGCCGGACCGCAACTGCGGAACTCGGGCACCATCGGCGGGAACCTGTGCCTCGAGACCCGCTGCACGTACTACAACCAGACCGCGTTCTGGAGAGAGGCGCTCGGGTACTGTCTCAAGAAGGACGGTACGGTTTGCCACGTGACGAAGGTCGGGAACAAGTGCGTCGCCGCTCATTCGGCGGACACACCGCCCGTGCTGATGACTCTCGACGCCGTGGCAACGCTCGTCGGACCGGAGGGTCAACGGGAAGTACCAATCCGCGACTTCTTCGTCGCCGATGGCATCGTCAACTCATGTCGGGCGCCGGTAGAGATCGTGACCGAGGTGCGCATTCCTCTCGCCTCGGCCGAGCGTAAGCAGGCGTACGCCAAGTTGCGGCAGCGGAAGTCGATCGACTTCCCGCTGCTGACGATAGCGATTGCCGCTGACCTCGAAGGAGATGGCACCGTGCGGTCGATCGAAGGCGTGGTCACCGCACTCGGTGCGCGACCGCGCGTGCTCTCGGGCTGGGGGGACGTGGCTGTGGGGCGTGCGCTGGACGCCGATGTGATCGACGAGCTCGCTCAACTTGCGCACAAGCAGTGTCATCCGCTGGAGAACATGACCGTGGATCCTGAGTGGCGGCGCGCGATGGTGCCGGTCTACGTCCGTCGCGCGCTGGAGAAGCTGAGCACCGCGTGA
- a CDS encoding IS21 family transposase, with amino-acid sequence MQIKYLARQGMQKTKIADWLGISRQTVYNHLDWVEPYPKPRKERPSKLDPFRDYIRARLEKFDLPSTTLLRELRTRGYEGGLTILRDFVSPLKAEFVRRVTERFETLPGQQAQIDWGECGTIIVDGERRKLYAFVMVLGYSRMMYARFTTSTRLPVLLGCVSRAFEALGMPAELLVDNMKQAVDQQDVSTGTVRWNSQFLDFVEHFGVLPVASPPYWPRVKGKVERGPEKGATAYVYGGSEYTYGCRKLLMKPGWVPRLEGLHRRTLEKSAGLSPLKSALWHAYRRKWANERKHLPPADVAEMGGWSCTTRCATRAKTSGSCVRAGTRAPRSRRRFPSCRSRGR; translated from the coding sequence ATGCAGATCAAATATCTCGCCCGCCAGGGCATGCAGAAGACGAAGATCGCCGACTGGCTCGGGATCAGCCGCCAGACGGTCTACAACCACTTGGACTGGGTCGAGCCCTACCCGAAGCCGCGCAAGGAACGGCCCTCGAAGCTCGATCCGTTCCGGGACTACATCCGGGCGCGGCTCGAGAAATTCGACCTACCTTCCACGACGCTCCTGCGGGAGTTGCGCACGCGGGGCTACGAGGGCGGTCTGACGATTTTGCGAGACTTCGTGAGCCCGCTGAAGGCCGAGTTCGTGCGCCGCGTCACCGAGCGCTTCGAGACGCTTCCGGGCCAGCAGGCCCAGATCGATTGGGGCGAGTGCGGCACGATCATCGTGGATGGCGAGCGACGGAAGCTCTACGCCTTCGTCATGGTCTTGGGCTACAGCCGGATGATGTATGCTCGCTTCACCACTTCGACCCGTCTGCCGGTGCTCCTGGGCTGCGTGAGCCGGGCCTTTGAGGCTCTGGGCATGCCCGCCGAGCTCTTGGTCGACAACATGAAGCAGGCCGTCGATCAGCAGGACGTGAGCACCGGCACCGTGCGCTGGAACTCTCAGTTCCTGGATTTCGTCGAGCACTTCGGCGTGCTCCCGGTGGCCAGTCCTCCGTACTGGCCTCGGGTGAAGGGAAAAGTCGAGCGAGGTCCAGAGAAGGGCGCAACAGCATACGTATATGGCGGTAGCGAGTATACGTATGGCTGCCGGAAGCTGCTCATGAAGCCTGGCTGGGTCCCCCGCCTTGAGGGTCTACATCGACGGACGTTGGAGAAGTCGGCTGGGTTATCACCACTCAAGAGCGCCCTGTGGCACGCATACAGACGGAAGTGGGCGAACGAACGGAAGCACCTGCCACCAGCGGACGTCGCGGAGATGGGTGGGTGGTCCTGCACGACGCGCTGCGCGACTAGGGCAAAGACGTCCGGTTCCTGTGTGAGAGCGGGTACACGGGCCCCGAGATCGAGAAGACGCTTCCCTTCCTGCAGAAGCCGTGGACGGTGA